In one Neobacillus sp. WH10 genomic region, the following are encoded:
- the hypB gene encoding hydrogenase nickel incorporation protein HypB, with protein sequence MKVTLKTDVLTNNNKAAEFNRELFQNTKTLVINLMSSPGAGKTTLLEETVRVLSGKYRIAVIEGDLATERDAERIRAMGAKAVQINTHGGCHLDARMVAAALAEFDLDEIDILFIENVGNLVCPSGYDLGQQHKVAVLSVPEGNDKIPKYPQMFMRTELVLLNKIDLLPYLDFSVEEARKDLSEINPESNLLPLSARTQEGLYEWFSWIEGAYAKWIQQ encoded by the coding sequence ATGAAAGTGACATTGAAAACAGATGTGTTAACAAATAACAATAAGGCTGCAGAGTTCAATCGAGAGCTTTTCCAAAACACAAAAACCTTAGTGATTAATCTAATGAGCTCTCCTGGAGCAGGAAAGACCACACTATTGGAAGAAACGGTAAGGGTACTTTCCGGAAAATATCGCATCGCCGTCATTGAAGGAGATTTAGCAACAGAAAGGGATGCGGAACGGATTCGAGCTATGGGTGCTAAAGCGGTTCAAATCAATACACATGGCGGCTGTCACCTTGATGCCCGTATGGTAGCCGCTGCGTTAGCAGAATTTGATCTTGATGAAATCGATATTCTCTTCATCGAAAATGTTGGAAACCTTGTTTGTCCATCTGGCTATGATTTAGGCCAGCAGCATAAAGTCGCCGTTTTAAGTGTTCCCGAAGGTAATGATAAAATCCCGAAATATCCGCAAATGTTTATGCGTACTGAGCTTGTTCTATTAAATAAAATAGATTTACTTCCATACTTGGATTTTAGTGTGGAGGAAGCCCGAAAGGATTTATCAGAAATCAATCCAGAGTCTAATCTGCTACCACTCTCTGCTCGGACACAAGAAGGTCTATATGAATGGTTTTCTTGGATTGAAGGAGCTTATGCAAAATGGATACAGCAGTAA
- a CDS encoding hydrogenase maturation nickel metallochaperone HypA → MHEMSLMGDILQLLQEDAAANGIGKIEKVELIVGEIANAMPDALRMAFEIFRDENLHLFTKNAELVIQLEEAKAKCVLCGKEYKPDQKIALCPSCLLPSGKVLKGETFQVLSYEGSNGK, encoded by the coding sequence GGAGATATTCTTCAGCTTTTACAGGAAGACGCTGCAGCAAATGGTATTGGAAAAATAGAAAAGGTTGAATTAATTGTCGGAGAGATCGCCAATGCAATGCCAGATGCCTTAAGAATGGCTTTTGAAATTTTTCGCGATGAAAATCTGCATCTATTTACAAAGAATGCCGAACTAGTGATTCAACTTGAAGAAGCAAAAGCAAAGTGTGTCCTGTGTGGTAAAGAGTACAAACCAGACCAGAAAATAGCTTTATGCCCAAGCTGTCTTCTTCCTTCAGGAAAAGTGCTGAAAGGGGAAACATTTCAGGTTTTATCATACGAAGGGAGTAATGGAAAATGA